The proteins below come from a single Dinghuibacter silviterrae genomic window:
- the fumC gene encoding class II fumarate hydratase, with the protein MEYRIEKDTMGEVKVPAHAYYGAQTQRSVENFKIAQDINKMPKEIIRAFAYLKKAAALANVDAGVLSVEKKDLIAAVCDEILAGKLDEFFPLVVWQTGSGTQSNMNVNEVIAYRGHVLNGGSLSDKEKVLAPNDDVNKSQSSNDTFPTAMHIAAYKMLVETTIPGLEKLRDTLAAKSKQFMHVVKIGRTHFMDATPLTLGQEFSGYVSQLDHGLRAIKNTLPHLSELALGGTAVGTGINTPDGYAVNVARHIAALTGLPLVTAENKFESLAAHDAIVEAHGALKTVAVSLMKIANDVRMLSSGPRAGIGEIHIPDNEPGSSIMPGKVNPTQCEALTMIAAQVLGNDVAINIGGATGHFELNVFKPMIIYNFLHSARLIGDGSVSFNDHCAVGIEPIEANIQAHVNNSLMLVTALNPKIGYYKAAEIAQKAHKQGTTLKEMAVSLGYLTPEEFDQWVVPAKMVGKLPE; encoded by the coding sequence ATGGAATACCGCATCGAAAAGGACACCATGGGGGAAGTCAAGGTTCCCGCCCATGCATATTACGGCGCCCAGACCCAACGCAGCGTAGAAAATTTCAAGATCGCCCAGGACATCAACAAGATGCCCAAGGAGATCATCCGTGCTTTTGCCTACCTGAAAAAGGCGGCGGCCCTGGCCAACGTCGATGCGGGTGTATTGTCCGTGGAGAAAAAAGACCTGATCGCCGCGGTGTGCGACGAGATCCTCGCCGGGAAACTGGACGAATTTTTCCCACTGGTGGTTTGGCAGACGGGGAGCGGCACCCAAAGCAATATGAACGTAAACGAGGTGATCGCCTACCGGGGCCACGTGCTGAACGGTGGTTCACTCAGCGATAAAGAAAAGGTCCTGGCGCCGAACGACGACGTCAACAAATCCCAGTCGTCCAACGACACCTTCCCCACGGCTATGCACATCGCCGCCTATAAAATGCTTGTGGAAACGACGATCCCTGGTCTGGAAAAACTCCGGGACACGCTGGCGGCAAAAAGCAAACAATTCATGCACGTGGTCAAGATAGGGCGCACCCACTTTATGGATGCGACACCACTTACCCTTGGACAGGAGTTCAGCGGGTACGTCTCCCAGCTCGACCACGGGCTGCGGGCCATCAAGAACACCCTTCCCCACCTGTCCGAGCTGGCCTTGGGCGGCACGGCGGTAGGTACCGGGATCAACACCCCGGATGGCTACGCGGTGAATGTCGCCAGGCACATTGCCGCGCTCACCGGTTTGCCTCTTGTCACCGCCGAAAACAAATTCGAATCGCTGGCGGCGCATGACGCCATCGTGGAAGCCCATGGGGCGCTCAAGACGGTGGCGGTCAGCCTTATGAAGATCGCCAACGACGTGCGTATGCTCAGCTCCGGGCCCCGCGCGGGCATCGGTGAAATCCATATCCCGGACAACGAGCCCGGGTCCTCCATCATGCCGGGTAAAGTTAATCCCACCCAGTGTGAAGCCCTGACGATGATCGCCGCCCAGGTATTGGGCAACGACGTAGCGATCAACATAGGGGGCGCCACGGGGCACTTCGAGCTGAACGTTTTCAAACCGATGATCATCTATAACTTCCTCCACAGCGCCCGGCTGATTGGGGACGGTTCGGTCAGCTTCAACGACCACTGTGCTGTGGGGATCGAACCCATCGAGGCCAACATCCAGGCCCACGTCAACAATTCGCTGATGCTGGTGACCGCCCTCAACCCCAAGATCGGTTATTATAAAGCAGCGGAGATTGCACAGAAAGCGCACAAACAAGGTACGACGTTGAAGGAAATGGCAGTTTCGTTAGGATATCTGACCCCCGAAGAATTCGACCAATGGGTGGTACCGGCCAAAATGGTGGGCAAACTGCCGGAATAG
- a CDS encoding precorrin-2 dehydrogenase/sirohydrochlorin ferrochelatase family protein, protein MSETNDLFPLFVKLSQVNTLLVGGGKVGLEKATALLTNDPAAVLTIVAREACAELKAFIQAFPQVVLEERPFRLTDLDGRGLVICATGNPPLNDEIRAATRERHLLLNIADTPDLCDFYLSSVVRKGHLKIAISTNGKSPTLAKRLRELFTEILPDDMDGLLEHLHTLRDKMKGDLPEKIRRLDQLTRMLLEDLP, encoded by the coding sequence ATGAGTGAGACCAACGACCTTTTTCCCCTGTTTGTAAAACTGAGCCAGGTAAATACGCTCCTGGTGGGTGGGGGTAAGGTGGGGCTTGAAAAAGCAACCGCCCTGCTCACCAACGATCCCGCGGCGGTCTTGACGATCGTCGCGCGGGAAGCGTGTGCGGAGTTAAAAGCCTTTATACAGGCCTTTCCACAGGTGGTGCTTGAAGAGCGGCCCTTCCGTTTGACGGACCTGGACGGCCGCGGCCTGGTGATCTGTGCCACCGGAAATCCTCCGCTCAACGACGAGATCCGGGCAGCGACCCGGGAAAGACACCTGCTCCTCAATATCGCCGATACGCCGGACCTGTGCGACTTCTACTTATCCTCCGTCGTCCGGAAGGGACACCTGAAAATCGCCATCTCTACCAACGGTAAATCGCCCACCCTGGCCAAGCGTCTCCGGGAATTGTTCACCGAGATCCTCCCGGACGACATGGACGGCCTGCTGGAACACCTCCACACCTTGCGGGACAAGATGAAGGGAGACCTGCCCGAAAAGATCCGCCGCCTGGATCAACTCACCCGGATGCTCCTGGAAGATTTGCCGTAA
- the cobA gene encoding uroporphyrinogen-III C-methyltransferase, whose translation MSTNESLRTQPKLTLVGAGPGDPSLITVKGLEAIKQARVILYDALVNPELLKHASKDCLIRFVGKRAGVHLYTQKEINLMILKYVFSLGHVVRLKGGDPFVFGRGQEEITYAQKYRVETEVIPGISSALGVPGINHIPVTARGVSEGFWVITGTTEERKLSRDLAYAIQANTTVVILMGMGSLQKIAEQYTLAGKQDTPAAVIQNGSLPDQHIRVATIGALPGIAEAEGLKNPAIIVVGEVVRFYEAHQLSLVAEDLKIAV comes from the coding sequence ATGTCTACGAACGAATCCCTACGCACACAGCCCAAGCTCACCTTGGTGGGCGCCGGGCCGGGCGATCCTTCCCTCATCACGGTGAAAGGGCTGGAGGCCATTAAACAAGCCCGGGTGATCCTTTACGACGCCCTGGTCAACCCGGAATTGCTGAAGCACGCTTCCAAGGATTGTTTGATCCGTTTCGTGGGTAAACGGGCGGGGGTTCATTTGTATACCCAGAAAGAGATCAACCTGATGATCTTGAAATATGTCTTTTCCCTTGGACACGTGGTACGACTGAAAGGAGGCGACCCCTTCGTCTTTGGCCGCGGACAGGAAGAGATCACCTACGCGCAAAAGTACCGGGTCGAAACCGAGGTGATCCCGGGGATCAGCAGCGCCCTGGGGGTGCCGGGTATCAACCACATCCCCGTTACGGCCAGGGGCGTAAGCGAGGGCTTCTGGGTGATCACGGGAACGACGGAGGAACGCAAGCTGTCGCGGGACCTTGCCTACGCGATCCAGGCGAATACAACGGTGGTGATCCTGATGGGCATGGGCTCCCTGCAAAAGATCGCCGAACAATATACCCTTGCGGGCAAACAGGATACGCCCGCGGCCGTCATCCAAAACGGGAGCCTGCCCGATCAGCATATTCGGGTGGCGACCATCGGGGCGCTCCCGGGTATTGCCGAGGCCGAAGGATTGAAAAATCCCGCCATCATCGTGGTCGGAGAGGTCGTGCGGTTTTATGAGGCACACCAGCTATCTTTGGTAGCGGAAGACCTCAAGATCGCGGTATGA
- a CDS encoding nitrite reductase, protein MQSFRTELENPIVEKDIIDLEKKIKLFRDGQIPDEKFRSLRLARGIYGQRQPGVQMIRIKLPFGKMTFAQAKRIADISDEYATSNLHLTTRQDVQIHFVSLDRTPELWSKLEEESITIREACGNTVRNITASDQAGIDPLEPFDVTPYAHAAFAYFLRNPICQDMGRKFKIAFSSSERDTAFTFIHDIGAVPKVKYENGKEIRGFKVMLGGGLGAQPYLAHVAHEFLEADQLIPYIENVLRVFDRHGERASRGKARLKFLIQKIGLPEFNRLVEEEKLALKNHRVPVDAENWPVPELPAAYTPVPAYSIKNPLQYELWKKTNVFEQKQEGYFGAYVRVSLGDIPSHTTRELIDRLKPVAADDIRVTVNQGLLFRYIRPQHLPYFFSVLESLGLSAPGFDSVADVTACPGTDTCNLAISSSTGIAAALEEVVDNEFPELLENTDIKIKISGCMNSCGQHSMAGIGFHGSSLKSGTNVVPALQVCLGGGVLGDGLGRVSDKVIKIPSRRGPQALRLLLKDYEAFKEPKERYHEYFERKGNKYFYELLKPLADLTDVKAGELVDWGKQEKFATAIGVGECAGVVIDLVQTLLYEGEEKLDWALQALEEGAYADGIYHIYSSFIQTAKALLLGEQVACNTQTGILRDFDKHFTAEGRFDLFTNLSEATLQINKNAPGAEFAWAYLGQARDFYQWATEFRKAQKAKEAVPALQS, encoded by the coding sequence ATGCAGAGTTTCAGGACAGAACTGGAAAACCCGATTGTCGAAAAAGACATCATCGACCTGGAAAAGAAAATCAAACTTTTCAGGGATGGGCAGATACCGGATGAGAAGTTCCGCAGTCTCCGGTTGGCCAGGGGCATCTACGGGCAGCGGCAGCCGGGCGTACAAATGATACGGATCAAACTCCCTTTTGGGAAGATGACCTTTGCGCAGGCAAAACGGATCGCGGATATTTCCGACGAATATGCCACCAGCAACCTGCACCTGACGACCCGCCAGGATGTGCAGATCCACTTCGTCAGCCTGGACAGGACGCCTGAACTCTGGTCGAAGCTGGAAGAAGAATCCATCACGATCCGTGAAGCCTGCGGCAATACGGTACGGAACATCACCGCTTCCGACCAGGCGGGGATCGATCCCCTGGAACCCTTCGACGTCACTCCTTATGCGCACGCAGCTTTTGCCTACTTCCTGCGCAACCCGATTTGCCAGGACATGGGCCGTAAGTTCAAGATCGCCTTTTCGTCGAGTGAGCGCGATACCGCCTTTACTTTTATTCATGATATAGGCGCCGTTCCCAAAGTAAAGTATGAGAACGGTAAAGAAATCCGGGGCTTTAAAGTCATGCTTGGTGGCGGTCTGGGCGCCCAGCCTTACTTAGCACACGTGGCGCACGAGTTCCTGGAGGCCGATCAACTGATCCCTTATATCGAGAACGTCCTGAGGGTATTCGACCGCCATGGGGAACGCGCCAGCAGGGGTAAAGCCAGGCTGAAGTTTCTTATTCAAAAGATCGGACTGCCGGAATTCAACCGGTTGGTGGAAGAAGAAAAGCTGGCGTTGAAAAACCATCGCGTGCCCGTCGATGCGGAAAACTGGCCGGTACCGGAGTTGCCTGCGGCGTATACGCCGGTGCCCGCGTATTCCATCAAGAACCCGCTCCAGTACGAGCTGTGGAAAAAGACCAACGTCTTCGAGCAAAAACAGGAAGGATATTTCGGCGCCTACGTCCGCGTCTCTTTAGGGGACATCCCCAGCCATACGACCCGCGAGCTGATTGACCGGCTGAAACCCGTTGCGGCAGACGACATACGCGTCACCGTGAACCAGGGTCTCCTGTTCCGGTATATCCGGCCGCAACATTTGCCGTATTTTTTCAGCGTCCTCGAATCCCTCGGCCTGAGCGCCCCGGGTTTTGACAGCGTGGCGGACGTGACCGCCTGCCCGGGAACGGATACCTGTAACCTGGCGATTTCCAGCAGCACGGGTATTGCCGCGGCCCTGGAAGAGGTCGTTGACAACGAATTCCCCGAACTCCTGGAGAATACGGATATCAAAATAAAGATCAGCGGTTGTATGAACTCCTGCGGGCAACACAGCATGGCGGGGATCGGCTTCCACGGGTCTTCGCTCAAAAGCGGCACCAATGTGGTTCCCGCGCTCCAGGTCTGCCTGGGCGGGGGCGTGCTGGGGGACGGCCTGGGCCGCGTTTCGGACAAGGTCATCAAGATCCCGAGCCGCCGGGGCCCGCAGGCGCTCCGGTTGCTGCTGAAGGACTATGAGGCCTTCAAAGAACCCAAAGAACGCTACCACGAATACTTCGAACGGAAGGGCAACAAATACTTCTATGAGTTGCTCAAACCCCTGGCGGACCTGACGGACGTCAAGGCCGGAGAGCTGGTAGACTGGGGCAAACAGGAGAAATTTGCAACGGCCATCGGTGTGGGCGAGTGCGCGGGTGTTGTGATCGACCTGGTGCAGACGTTGTTGTACGAAGGTGAGGAAAAGCTGGACTGGGCCCTTCAGGCCCTGGAAGAAGGTGCGTATGCCGATGGGATCTACCACATCTACTCGTCCTTCATCCAAACCGCCAAGGCCTTGTTGCTGGGCGAACAGGTGGCTTGTAACACCCAGACGGGCATCCTCCGCGACTTCGACAAACACTTTACCGCGGAAGGCCGTTTCGACCTGTTCACGAACCTGTCAGAAGCGACCCTCCAGATCAATAAAAATGCACCCGGGGCTGAATTTGCCTGGGCTTACCTGGGACAAGCCAGGGACTTTTATCAATGGGCTACCGAATTCCGTAAGGCGCAAAAAGCCAAGGAAGCAGTGCCCGCACTTCAAAGCTAA
- a CDS encoding enoyl-CoA hydratase/isomerase family protein has translation MYQTLLTEVRDGLLVITINRPDKLNALNKTVMEELDRAVDALIADASLAGAVITGAGPKAFVAGADIKEFVGLSVAEGKALAQKGQNIFFKIERSPKPIVAAVNGFALGGGCELAMACHFRIASDHAKFGQPEVNLGLIPGYGGTQRLTQLIGKGRAIELIITGATIDAATARQYGLVNDVVAADALLDRALSILQGVRTKAPLAVAQAIAAANAAYTEDGFAREIEGFGACFGTNDLKEGTAAFLEKRRAEFKGN, from the coding sequence ATGTATCAGACACTACTCACGGAAGTAAGGGACGGCCTTCTGGTCATTACGATCAACCGCCCGGACAAGCTCAACGCGTTGAATAAAACAGTCATGGAAGAGTTGGACAGGGCCGTGGATGCGCTTATCGCCGACGCGTCCCTCGCGGGCGCGGTGATCACCGGGGCTGGCCCCAAGGCTTTTGTGGCCGGTGCAGACATAAAGGAGTTCGTCGGTTTGTCGGTGGCTGAGGGAAAGGCCCTGGCGCAAAAAGGGCAGAACATATTCTTCAAAATAGAACGCTCCCCCAAACCGATCGTCGCGGCCGTCAATGGTTTTGCCCTGGGGGGCGGTTGTGAGCTGGCGATGGCTTGTCATTTCCGGATCGCTTCCGATCACGCAAAATTTGGACAGCCTGAGGTTAACCTGGGGCTGATCCCCGGTTATGGGGGCACGCAACGGCTGACCCAACTGATCGGGAAGGGCAGGGCCATTGAATTGATTATCACGGGTGCAACGATCGACGCGGCCACGGCAAGACAATACGGGCTCGTCAACGACGTAGTAGCGGCAGACGCACTGCTTGACAGAGCCTTATCCATCCTCCAGGGGGTGCGCACCAAGGCGCCGCTCGCGGTAGCCCAGGCCATAGCGGCGGCCAATGCCGCTTACACCGAAGACGGTTTTGCGCGTGAAATAGAAGGATTTGGTGCCTGTTTTGGAACCAACGACCTGAAGGAAGGTACCGCTGCTTTCCTGGAAAAGCGGAGGGCGGAATTCAAGGGGAACTAA
- the gltX gene encoding glutamate--tRNA ligase, producing MNSTPRVRVRFAPSPTGGLHLGGVRTVLFNYLFARRHGGDFVLRIEDTDQTRFVEGAEAYIQQCLEWCGLEPDESPFKGGPYGPYRQSERKPMYRAFAEQLVREGKAYYAFDTPEELDYMRSHLKTPENPSPQYDHRVRLQMRNSLSLPKEEVERLLQEGLPHVVRIRMPEHETVGFTDMIRGEVVFQTGQVDDKVLLKADGMPTYHLAVVVDDYHMKITHAFRGEEWLPSAPVHVLLWKYLGWEDAMPQWAHLPLILKPDGNGKLSKRDGDRLGFPVFAMDWTDPRTGESTKGFKELGFLPEAFVNMLAMMGWNDGSGQEIFTLLDLVARFDMDRVHKGGAKFDFDKAKWFNHEWIKFFPTDGLFDFVAPLFAAKGVTADKDYQKRVVQLVKDRCTLLTDFWDQGYFFFEDPQAYDLAAVAPKWTDKNKVFFEALSSDIRQLVDFDAVLLETAFKALATAHGIKPGELQMLFRVMLVGGKFGPPLFDIAAFLGKEGTARRIDKGIAAFSA from the coding sequence ATGAATTCAACGCCACGAGTCAGGGTACGTTTTGCTCCCAGCCCCACCGGGGGATTGCACCTGGGAGGGGTCCGCACGGTTTTATTCAACTATTTGTTTGCCCGCCGGCATGGGGGGGACTTCGTTTTGCGCATTGAGGATACGGACCAGACGCGGTTTGTGGAAGGGGCGGAAGCCTATATTCAGCAGTGCCTGGAGTGGTGTGGCCTGGAGCCGGATGAAAGCCCGTTCAAGGGAGGGCCGTATGGGCCATACCGGCAGAGCGAGCGGAAACCGATGTACCGGGCATTCGCGGAACAACTGGTCAGAGAGGGGAAGGCGTATTATGCATTTGATACGCCCGAAGAGCTCGATTATATGCGATCGCATCTAAAGACACCGGAAAATCCATCGCCGCAGTATGATCATCGGGTGCGGTTGCAGATGCGGAATTCTCTTTCGCTGCCCAAAGAAGAAGTAGAACGCTTGCTCCAGGAGGGCCTCCCGCACGTCGTCCGTATTCGCATGCCGGAACATGAAACGGTGGGCTTTACCGATATGATCCGGGGAGAAGTGGTCTTTCAAACGGGCCAGGTGGACGATAAAGTATTACTCAAGGCGGATGGTATGCCAACCTATCACCTGGCGGTGGTGGTGGATGACTATCATATGAAGATCACCCATGCCTTCCGCGGGGAAGAATGGTTGCCCTCGGCACCGGTGCATGTGTTGTTATGGAAGTACCTGGGTTGGGAAGATGCCATGCCTCAATGGGCGCACCTGCCGTTAATCCTGAAGCCCGATGGGAACGGGAAGTTGAGCAAACGGGACGGGGACCGGTTGGGATTCCCTGTTTTTGCGATGGATTGGACGGATCCCCGGACCGGAGAAAGTACGAAGGGTTTTAAGGAGTTGGGTTTTCTGCCGGAAGCCTTTGTCAACATGCTGGCGATGATGGGCTGGAATGACGGGTCGGGGCAGGAGATCTTCACCTTGCTGGACCTGGTGGCCCGTTTTGATATGGACAGGGTGCATAAAGGCGGGGCGAAGTTCGACTTCGACAAGGCCAAGTGGTTCAACCATGAATGGATCAAATTCTTTCCCACCGATGGCCTGTTCGATTTCGTCGCGCCGCTCTTCGCCGCTAAAGGCGTGACGGCGGACAAGGACTACCAAAAGCGGGTCGTGCAGCTTGTGAAAGACCGGTGTACGCTGCTCACGGATTTCTGGGACCAGGGCTACTTTTTCTTCGAAGACCCGCAGGCGTATGACCTGGCGGCGGTAGCGCCCAAGTGGACCGATAAGAACAAGGTTTTTTTCGAGGCATTGTCCTCGGACATCAGGCAACTGGTGGACTTTGATGCGGTGCTGCTGGAAACGGCTTTTAAGGCACTGGCCACGGCACACGGGATCAAGCCGGGGGAATTGCAGATGCTTTTCCGGGTGATGCTGGTCGGCGGCAAGTTCGGGCCGCCGTTGTTCGATATTGCGGCTTTCCTTGGAAAGGAAGGGACGGCCCGCCGGATCGACAAGGGGATCGCGGCGTTTAGCGCATAA
- a CDS encoding polysaccharide deacetylase family protein, whose protein sequence is MLYLTTASWLLRQIYPGCLWRMPTKDKKVFLTFDDGPHPEATPFILEQLRKYGAKATFFCIGKNVADYPELYAQILAEGHRTGNHTYHHLNGWKTPDRQYFDDIIATRKLVDSPLFRPPYGRITRFQLAQLSKPALQMKAVMWTILSGDFDPEISSQKCVENVIRPLKNGAIVVFHDSKKAFPHVTYALPRVLDYLSENGYMMEKITI, encoded by the coding sequence ATGCTTTATTTGACCACCGCCTCCTGGCTCCTCAGACAAATCTATCCGGGTTGTCTCTGGCGTATGCCCACCAAGGACAAAAAAGTGTTCCTCACTTTTGACGACGGTCCGCATCCCGAGGCCACCCCCTTCATCCTGGAGCAACTCCGGAAGTATGGCGCCAAAGCCACGTTTTTTTGCATAGGCAAAAACGTCGCCGACTATCCCGAACTCTATGCGCAGATCCTCGCGGAAGGACACCGCACCGGCAACCATACCTATCACCACCTCAATGGCTGGAAAACGCCCGACCGGCAATACTTTGACGACATCATCGCCACACGGAAACTCGTCGATTCCCCACTGTTCCGTCCTCCCTATGGCAGGATCACCCGTTTTCAACTGGCACAATTGTCAAAGCCCGCTTTGCAAATGAAAGCAGTGATGTGGACCATCCTCAGCGGAGATTTCGATCCGGAAATTTCATCGCAAAAATGTGTGGAGAACGTCATCCGGCCCTTAAAAAACGGGGCGATCGTTGTTTTTCACGATAGCAAAAAAGCATTCCCTCATGTAACCTATGCCCTTCCTCGGGTACTCGATTACCTTTCGGAGAACGGTTATATGATGGAAAAAATTACTATTTAA
- a CDS encoding TatD family hydrolase, with protein MAPLVDTHTHIYGKQFASDRPEVIARAQAEGVEKFYLPGIDSTVIDDMLALEAQYPGICIPMMGLHPTSVDAGYQAELDIIETWLNRRPFPAIGEIGLDFYWDRTHEAQQYEAFRAQIELALVYKLPIVIHTRNAMPETIRVVREYTPRGLRGIFHCFGDTYESACAIIDAGFALGIGGVLTYKNSTLPAVLQRIPLEHIVLETDAPYLTPVPFRGKRNEPAYLRYVVDHLATIKGVPAATIASVTTANAQKIFTP; from the coding sequence ATGGCCCCCCTTGTAGACACACACACCCACATATACGGCAAGCAATTCGCCTCCGACCGCCCCGAAGTCATCGCCCGTGCCCAAGCCGAAGGCGTCGAAAAATTCTATCTCCCCGGCATCGACAGCACCGTCATCGACGACATGCTCGCCCTCGAAGCCCAATACCCCGGCATCTGTATCCCCATGATGGGCCTTCACCCCACCTCCGTCGACGCCGGTTATCAGGCCGAGCTCGACATCATCGAAACCTGGCTCAACCGCCGCCCCTTCCCCGCCATCGGCGAGATCGGCCTCGACTTCTACTGGGACCGCACCCACGAAGCCCAACAATACGAAGCCTTCCGCGCCCAGATAGAGCTCGCCCTTGTTTATAAACTACCCATCGTCATCCACACCCGCAACGCCATGCCCGAAACCATCCGCGTCGTCCGCGAATACACCCCCCGCGGCCTCCGCGGCATCTTCCACTGCTTCGGCGACACCTACGAATCCGCTTGCGCCATCATCGACGCCGGCTTCGCCCTCGGCATCGGCGGCGTCCTCACCTATAAAAATTCCACCCTCCCCGCCGTCCTCCAACGCATCCCCCTCGAACACATCGTCCTCGAAACCGACGCCCCCTACCTCACCCCCGTCCCCTTCCGCGGCAAACGCAACGAGCCCGCCTACCTCCGCTACGTCGTTGACCACCTCGCCACTATCAAAGGCGTCCCCGCCGCCACCATCGCCTCCGTAACCACCGCCAACGCCCAAAAAATATTCACGCCATAA
- a CDS encoding FxLYD domain-containing protein has product MKKAIKWLLIIMGSLLVIGFISSIGSDKSKTYTPALDKGPSTAKDLIILQSNAKTESLNGETHITIDAVVQNNSSQLMDYVQVSASFYDKNGKVVGTGMGNTTNLAAGAKRTIEVIGINIDSAARYELEITDHP; this is encoded by the coding sequence ATGAAAAAGGCCATCAAATGGCTCCTAATTATAATGGGTAGCCTTCTGGTTATCGGCTTTATTTCTTCCATTGGAAGTGATAAAAGTAAAACCTATACTCCAGCCTTGGATAAAGGGCCAAGTACAGCCAAGGATCTGATAATTCTGCAAAGCAATGCCAAGACTGAGTCATTGAATGGTGAAACACATATTACAATTGATGCAGTCGTCCAGAATAATAGCTCACAATTAATGGACTATGTTCAGGTTAGCGCTTCATTTTATGATAAGAATGGAAAAGTCGTAGGAACTGGTATGGGAAATACGACTAATTTGGCAGCAGGAGCAAAAAGAACAATTGAGGTTATTGGAATAAATATAGATAGCGCTGCAAGATATGAATTGGAAATAACCGACCATCCATAA